In Balneolales bacterium ANBcel1, the following proteins share a genomic window:
- a CDS encoding DUF721 domain-containing protein produces MAYRRKQPKALKDLLDDYIDNYPHRVSLKRGMILALWPEKVGAAIREQVRDMKFQGSRLVLHVSDPSWRHEIHMQRHQLAKTLNRAVKEEIIRDIVVKS; encoded by the coding sequence ATGGCATACAGACGCAAACAACCCAAAGCCCTGAAAGACCTTCTGGATGATTATATCGATAATTATCCGCACCGGGTCTCGCTTAAACGGGGGATGATTCTCGCTCTCTGGCCGGAGAAGGTTGGAGCCGCTATTCGCGAACAGGTTCGGGATATGAAATTTCAGGGCAGCCGGCTGGTCCTCCATGTTTCTGATCCGTCCTGGCGGCATGAAATCCATATGCAGCGCCACCAACTCGCAAAAACTCTTAACCGTGCTGTAAAAGAGGAAATCATTCGCGATATTGTGGTTAAATCGTAG
- a CDS encoding DNA replication/repair protein RecF, translated as MINTRLSLTNFRNHFHTDAEWGERINIITGPNGAGKTNLIDAVHYLCMGRSFTSSSDQYVVRQGATGFLVKGEFRGSIRDRFEISCAYEKGEGKSLRVNDSPLERHADLIGRVPVVLVSPDDKKLTGEGPAERRSFLDALIAQTSLAYLDDLIRYRKIVRQRNRLLSDHHHTPGLLEAMLEPWDLQLVETGARIVAKRSSVVQQFYHFLEEAHEQLTGTGLKPAMTYRSVCDTGLSDEEIRMAYGEKIRESHSRELERQQTLHGPHRDDLIFFLDDMELRKFGSQGQHRMFALALKMAQLYFYRDALDDLPVFLLDDVFGDLDPHKTGIVMEMLLQHEGQSFVTAAHPDKISGFSSRGDARISEFRVSEGTLISEKA; from the coding sequence ATGATCAATACCCGGCTTTCCCTCACCAATTTCAGAAATCATTTTCATACCGACGCAGAGTGGGGTGAACGGATCAATATCATTACCGGTCCGAATGGCGCGGGAAAAACCAACCTGATCGATGCGGTTCACTATCTGTGCATGGGGCGCAGTTTTACCAGCAGCTCGGATCAGTACGTGGTGAGACAGGGAGCAACCGGTTTTCTGGTGAAAGGGGAGTTTCGGGGTTCCATCCGGGACCGCTTTGAAATCAGCTGCGCTTATGAAAAAGGAGAGGGCAAAAGCCTGCGGGTGAACGACAGTCCGCTGGAGCGTCACGCTGATCTTATCGGCAGGGTGCCGGTGGTTCTGGTATCGCCCGATGATAAAAAACTGACAGGCGAGGGTCCGGCCGAACGGCGTTCGTTTCTGGACGCCCTGATCGCGCAAACCTCGCTGGCCTATCTGGATGACCTCATCCGGTACCGGAAGATTGTAAGGCAGCGCAACCGGCTGCTCTCCGATCATCACCACACGCCCGGATTACTGGAGGCGATGCTGGAACCCTGGGACCTGCAACTTGTGGAGACCGGTGCCCGGATAGTTGCAAAGCGAAGCAGTGTTGTGCAGCAGTTTTACCATTTTTTGGAAGAGGCGCATGAACAGCTGACTGGTACCGGACTGAAACCCGCCATGACATACCGTTCGGTCTGCGACACAGGACTCTCCGACGAGGAGATCAGAATGGCTTACGGGGAAAAAATCAGAGAATCGCACAGCCGGGAGCTGGAGCGCCAGCAGACACTGCACGGGCCCCATCGCGATGATTTGATTTTTTTTCTTGACGACATGGAACTGCGTAAATTCGGATCGCAGGGCCAGCACCGGATGTTTGCCCTGGCTCTGAAAATGGCGCAGCTCTACTTTTACCGGGATGCGCTGGACGACCTTCCCGTTTTTTTACTGGATGATGTGTTTGGTGACCTGGATCCGCATAAAACCGGTATCGTAATGGAAATGTTGCTGCAGCATGAAGGGCAGTCGTTTGTAACGGCGGCACACCCCGATAAAATTTCGGGTTTTTCCTCCCGCGGCGATGCCCGTATATCGGAATTTCGTGTAAGCGAAGGAACGTTGATATCTGAAAAGGCCTGA
- the eno gene encoding phosphopyruvate hydratase, whose translation MAIIEDIIARQIFDSRGNPTVEVDVILEDGTMGRAAVPSGASTGEHEAVELRDGGDAYMGKGVLKAVDNVNETINDELIGYNVFNQVDIDNILLELDGTENKSKLGANAMLGVSLAVADAASNALNIPFWRYVGGVNAKVLPLPMMNIINGGSHADNNVDLQEFMIMPSGADSFSHALRMGGEIFHNLKKVLTDMGYATTVGDEGGFAPNLKSNEEAVEVILKAIEKAGYKPGDDVLLALDPASAEFYNPESGLYEFKWSDGSKKNADDMVEFWSSWVDKYPIISIEDAMDENDWDAWKKLTDAIGDKVQLVGDDLFVTNSERLGQGIEQGVANSILIKVNQIGTLTETLDTIELAHKNAYTAVISHRSGETEDTTIADLAVATNAGQIKTGSMSRTDRLAKYNQLIRIEEQLGESAEFLGRDAFNV comes from the coding sequence ATGGCAATTATTGAAGACATTATTGCACGTCAAATTTTTGACTCCCGGGGCAACCCGACAGTGGAAGTAGACGTGATTCTGGAGGATGGAACCATGGGACGCGCAGCCGTGCCGTCCGGTGCATCCACCGGCGAACATGAAGCTGTTGAGCTTCGCGACGGCGGCGATGCCTACATGGGCAAAGGCGTACTCAAAGCGGTTGACAACGTCAACGAAACGATCAATGACGAACTGATCGGCTACAACGTATTCAACCAGGTGGATATCGACAACATCCTGCTGGAGCTTGACGGTACCGAGAATAAATCCAAGCTGGGCGCCAATGCCATGCTGGGTGTCTCCCTCGCCGTTGCCGATGCCGCTTCCAACGCGCTGAATATTCCGTTCTGGCGGTATGTGGGCGGTGTGAACGCAAAGGTGCTGCCGCTGCCGATGATGAACATCATCAACGGTGGTTCCCATGCCGACAACAACGTCGATCTGCAGGAGTTCATGATCATGCCGAGTGGCGCTGACTCTTTCTCGCACGCACTCCGGATGGGCGGTGAAATCTTCCACAACCTCAAGAAGGTGCTCACCGACATGGGTTATGCAACAACGGTTGGTGACGAAGGCGGATTTGCCCCGAACCTGAAGAGCAACGAAGAAGCCGTGGAAGTGATCCTCAAGGCCATCGAAAAGGCCGGTTACAAGCCGGGCGACGATGTATTGCTTGCGCTGGATCCCGCTTCAGCCGAATTCTACAATCCGGAAAGTGGACTCTATGAGTTCAAATGGAGTGACGGCAGCAAGAAGAATGCCGATGACATGGTTGAGTTCTGGAGCAGCTGGGTAGACAAGTACCCCATTATCTCCATTGAAGATGCCATGGACGAAAATGACTGGGATGCCTGGAAAAAGCTCACCGACGCTATCGGCGACAAGGTCCAGCTTGTGGGCGATGACCTGTTTGTTACCAACTCCGAACGTCTGGGGCAGGGCATTGAGCAGGGTGTAGCCAACTCGATTCTTATCAAGGTAAACCAGATCGGTACGCTTACCGAGACCCTCGATACCATCGAACTGGCACACAAAAATGCCTATACCGCCGTGATTTCCCACCGTTCCGGTGAAACCGAAGACACCACCATTGCCGATCTTGCTGTTGCCACCAACGCGGGTCAGATCAAAACCGGTTCCATGAGCCGTACCGATCGCCTCGCCAAGTACAATCAGTTGATCCGCATTGAAGAGCAGTTGGGCGAAAGCGCCGAGTTTCTGGGCCGTGACGCGTTCAATGTCTAG
- a CDS encoding HAD family hydrolase, whose product MNLAYLFDIDGTLLKVKNRVNRVVIQEVLNRLGVDREDVRTVDFAGRTDRAIFTDLLDGYGDGLFDQVKRHYISALDASLRREDVHVLHGVESSLRYLAEKSAWTGLLTGNFARAAEIKISRTGLDNHFAFGAFGDDHADRNDLPPNAMKALESFSGKAFRPADLVIIGDTPRDILCARSHGSPCVAVSTGHYTREQLRSYRPDALLNSLEEFPDWDRQFRRSRMN is encoded by the coding sequence ATGAACCTGGCATACCTTTTTGATATTGACGGCACGCTGCTGAAAGTTAAGAACCGGGTTAACCGGGTTGTAATTCAGGAGGTGCTGAACCGGCTCGGAGTTGACAGGGAGGATGTGCGCACAGTTGACTTTGCCGGGCGAACCGACCGGGCCATTTTCACTGATCTTCTCGATGGCTATGGTGACGGCCTGTTCGACCAGGTCAAACGTCATTATATCAGCGCGCTCGATGCCTCGCTTCGCCGGGAGGATGTGCATGTTCTCCACGGTGTGGAGAGCTCCCTCCGGTATCTTGCTGAAAAGAGCGCATGGACCGGACTACTGACGGGCAATTTTGCCCGGGCCGCTGAAATCAAGATCAGCCGCACGGGCCTGGACAACCATTTCGCATTCGGGGCTTTTGGAGATGATCATGCCGACCGAAACGATCTGCCCCCCAACGCCATGAAGGCGCTGGAATCCTTCTCCGGAAAGGCATTCCGGCCTGCCGACCTGGTCATCATTGGCGACACCCCCAGGGATATCCTGTGTGCCAGGTCACATGGTTCCCCCTGTGTTGCCGTTTCAACCGGTCACTACACAAGAGAACAGTTGCGTTCATACCGGCCGGATGCCCTCCTCAATTCACTGGAAGAGTTTCCAGACTGGGACCGGCAGTTCCGCAGATCCCGAATGAACTGA
- the prmC gene encoding peptide chain release factor N(5)-glutamine methyltransferase codes for MSSSDNNNEWDVVRMLEWGTDYFREKGVPSPRLSMEWILSDVLKIRRLDLYLAFDRPLTCRELDAVRPMVKRRAEHEPLQYITGTADFHQLTLRVTPDVLIPRPETEELVERILEDHPPDTARTFLDIGTGSGCIALAVKKARPQWEVTAIDLSEKALEIARQNARENRLDVAFVHTPFEPWKPGRNWDIIASNPPYIHENEIPDLAEQVIKYEPRNALITEDIVDIYRRLADFCETFLTPGGSFYFEINEAHGEALLKTCGEKALKCRLAKDYSNKDRFITGVRS; via the coding sequence GTGAGCAGCAGCGATAACAACAACGAGTGGGATGTGGTCCGCATGCTGGAATGGGGCACGGATTACTTCCGGGAAAAGGGGGTGCCTTCTCCCCGGTTGAGCATGGAGTGGATCCTCTCGGATGTGTTGAAGATCAGGCGGCTCGATCTGTATCTGGCATTTGACCGGCCTCTGACCTGTCGGGAGTTGGATGCCGTCAGACCGATGGTTAAACGCAGGGCCGAACATGAACCGCTGCAGTACATCACCGGCACCGCCGACTTCCATCAGCTCACTCTGCGGGTTACACCGGACGTGCTGATCCCCAGACCGGAAACCGAAGAGCTGGTGGAACGAATCCTGGAAGACCATCCGCCCGACACCGCACGCACCTTTCTGGACATCGGCACCGGATCCGGATGCATTGCCCTGGCCGTGAAGAAGGCCCGCCCGCAGTGGGAAGTCACGGCAATCGACCTCTCCGAAAAGGCGCTGGAGATCGCCCGGCAGAATGCCCGGGAAAACCGGCTTGATGTTGCGTTTGTCCATACTCCATTCGAGCCCTGGAAGCCCGGCCGCAACTGGGACATTATCGCCTCCAATCCGCCCTACATCCACGAAAACGAAATCCCGGATTTGGCCGAACAGGTGATCAAATATGAACCGCGTAACGCCCTGATTACCGAAGACATAGTGGACATATACCGCCGCCTGGCCGATTTTTGTGAAACCTTTCTCACTCCGGGAGGATCCTTCTATTTTGAGATAAATGAAGCACACGGAGAAGCCCTGCTCAAGACATGCGGCGAAAAAGCTCTAAAGTGCCGTCTTGCAAAAGACTATTCAAACAAAGACCGCTTTATTACAGGAGTTCGAAGCTGA
- the dnaA gene encoding chromosomal replication initiator protein DnaA, protein MALAKKYHTEEKGKEVSAAGVWAECLEIIRDNINYQKYTSWFQPIKPVALNDKTLTIQVPSQFWYEWLEEHYYNIMRSTISKVLGEGARFEYSIVLEKAEQESQDLSVRMPQRSNPPVQDSRNQDSRGGNGFNNAYSADSIQNPFVIPGIQKEKIHSNLNESYVFSHFIEGDCNRLARSAAIAIAENPGKNSFNPFFVYGGVGLGKTHLVQSIGNKIRQDFGDRYSTLYISSDQFTNEFVHAIRNNRAREFSMFYRSIDVLIVDDIQFFSGKEKTQEEFFHIFNALHQEGKQIILTSDRAPKDVPDIEERLISRFNWGLSADLQMPDYETRYAILEKKSIDNGIEFDGEIFEFIAHNFKSSIRDLQGAIIKLLATASLQRIDNIDLPMAKRILKDLIKETKKHISIESIQRLVCDYFGIDPNKVREKTRKQEIVEARQIAMYLSKTMTKSSLKTIGLHFGGRDHSTVIHAIGSVEDRLETSPKFQQIIKDIQQRVELASM, encoded by the coding sequence ATGGCATTAGCAAAAAAATATCATACAGAGGAAAAAGGGAAAGAGGTATCGGCGGCCGGTGTATGGGCGGAGTGTCTTGAAATTATCCGGGATAACATTAATTACCAGAAGTATACATCCTGGTTCCAGCCGATCAAGCCGGTCGCATTAAACGACAAAACCCTGACCATTCAGGTACCTTCCCAGTTCTGGTACGAATGGCTGGAAGAACACTACTACAATATTATGCGATCCACGATATCAAAAGTACTCGGTGAGGGGGCCAGGTTTGAATATTCGATCGTGTTGGAAAAAGCGGAGCAGGAGAGTCAGGATTTATCGGTGAGAATGCCTCAGCGGTCGAACCCTCCCGTACAGGACAGCCGCAACCAGGACAGTCGGGGGGGAAATGGATTCAACAACGCCTATTCTGCGGATTCCATCCAGAACCCGTTTGTTATTCCAGGTATTCAGAAAGAGAAAATCCACTCCAACCTCAATGAGAGTTACGTTTTCAGCCATTTTATTGAGGGGGACTGCAACCGTCTGGCGCGGTCTGCTGCCATAGCCATCGCGGAAAATCCCGGAAAGAACTCCTTCAACCCGTTTTTTGTCTATGGCGGCGTGGGACTGGGAAAAACGCATCTGGTTCAGAGCATCGGAAACAAAATTCGCCAGGATTTCGGCGACAGGTACTCCACCCTGTACATCTCATCTGATCAGTTCACCAACGAATTCGTCCATGCCATCCGGAACAACCGGGCCCGGGAATTTTCCATGTTCTACCGGAGTATTGACGTACTGATTGTCGATGACATCCAGTTCTTCAGCGGCAAGGAAAAAACCCAGGAAGAGTTTTTCCACATTTTCAACGCCCTGCATCAGGAAGGCAAGCAGATTATCCTCACCAGCGACCGTGCGCCCAAAGACGTGCCCGATATCGAGGAGCGTCTGATATCCCGTTTCAATTGGGGTTTGAGCGCTGATCTTCAGATGCCTGATTACGAAACCCGCTACGCCATCCTCGAAAAGAAGTCCATTGACAACGGCATTGAATTTGACGGCGAAATATTCGAGTTCATCGCCCACAACTTCAAATCGAGCATACGCGATCTGCAGGGAGCGATCATCAAGCTTCTGGCCACCGCGTCGCTGCAGCGAATCGACAACATCGACCTGCCGATGGCCAAGCGCATCCTCAAGGATCTTATTAAAGAGACCAAGAAGCATATTTCGATCGAGAGTATCCAGCGCCTGGTCTGCGACTATTTCGGCATCGACCCGAACAAGGTCAGGGAAAAAACCCGCAAGCAGGAGATTGTCGAAGCCCGGCAAATCGCCATGTACCTCTCCAAGACCATGACCAAGTCGAGCCTGAAAACGATCGGGCTGCATTTTGGCGGGCGTGACCACTCCACGGTGATCCATGCCATCGGCTCTGTGGAAGACCGGCTCGAAACCAGTCCCAAATTCCAGCAAATCATCAAGGACATCCAGCAGCGTGTCGAGTTGGCCAGCATGTAA